A single window of Methylobacterium nodulans ORS 2060 DNA harbors:
- a CDS encoding FAD-binding and (Fe-S)-binding domain-containing protein — MHGSLQRIGAPGGEAALERALRAAVSGEVLTGAFDRGRYATDASIYQIMPRGVVLPKSPADIAATLAVAAGHDVPVILRGGGTSQNGQPIGAGLIVDCSRHLDRLLAYDREAGTVTVEPGMVLERLNARLKDDGWFFPVEPSTASRCTLGGMAGNNSCGARSLRYGKMVDNVLGLDGLLADGTAISLSAEAVSGAEELAARMLRLAQAERDEIERMFPKVQRRVGGYNLDALLAERPNLAHLLVGSEGTLAATTAITLKLARLPAHRVMGVCHFPSFRAAMETVPALVALDPVAVELVDNNVLVLGADIPLFRATLADITRGRPDCLLLVEFAGDEAASLAADLARLDTCMADHGFPGAVVAVPEPARQRTVWAMREACLNIMMSMRGDAKPVSFIEDCAVPLEHLADYTDAVTACFARHGTRGTWYAHASVGCLHVRPVLNLKQEAGVAAMRAIAEETAELVRRFKGSFSGEHGDGISRSEFIAPLFGPRLAGAFAAVKDAFDPGNRLNPGKIVRPLRMDDRRLMRFPEGYRVEVPVPALDWSAWGGLGGAVEMCNNNGTCRALAGGTMCPSYRVTRSEEHLTRGRANTLRLALSGQLGPEALTAPETKRALDLCVSCKGCRRECPTGVDMARMRIEVLHHYYARHGRPLFERLVAHLPDYAGAAAVLAPLLNLRDRIPALARLSERALGLAAARPLPRWRRPWRESGEIAHPGDVAGTFRDIVLFGDTFNRAFERENLEAAEAVLTAAGYRLHRVAAPGRGNRPLCCGRTFLAAGDVARARAEARRTRDALLPFVRAGARVVGLEPSCLLTFRDEFAALLPGEEAEALGRASLLFEELLAADLAAGRIALPLAHQGGRAAHLHGHCHQKAFGAMGAVEAVLRQVPGLEVRPVESSCCGMAGAFGYRADRQEVSRAMAELSLFPALRRAAAEDLVVADGTSCRHQIRDGLGREALHVARVLHSALEPRQSYAR, encoded by the coding sequence ATGCACGGATCATTGCAGCGCATCGGTGCGCCCGGTGGCGAGGCGGCCCTGGAGCGCGCCCTGCGCGCCGCCGTCTCCGGCGAGGTGCTGACCGGCGCCTTCGACCGCGGTCGCTACGCCACCGACGCCTCGATCTACCAGATCATGCCCCGCGGCGTAGTCCTGCCGAAGAGCCCCGCCGACATCGCCGCCACCCTCGCGGTCGCGGCCGGGCACGATGTGCCCGTCATCCTGCGGGGCGGCGGCACCTCGCAGAACGGGCAGCCGATCGGCGCCGGGCTCATCGTGGATTGCTCCCGCCACCTCGACCGCCTGCTCGCCTACGACCGCGAGGCCGGCACGGTCACGGTCGAGCCCGGCATGGTGCTGGAGCGGCTGAACGCACGGCTGAAGGACGACGGCTGGTTCTTCCCGGTCGAGCCCTCGACGGCGAGCCGCTGCACCCTCGGCGGCATGGCCGGCAACAATTCCTGCGGCGCCCGCTCGCTGCGCTACGGCAAGATGGTCGACAACGTGCTCGGCCTCGACGGGCTGCTCGCCGACGGCACCGCCATCTCGCTCTCGGCCGAGGCGGTCTCCGGTGCGGAGGAGCTCGCCGCCCGCATGCTCCGCCTCGCGCAGGCCGAGCGCGACGAGATCGAACGGATGTTTCCGAAGGTCCAGCGGCGGGTCGGCGGCTACAACCTCGACGCCCTGCTGGCCGAGCGGCCGAACCTCGCCCATCTCCTCGTCGGCTCGGAGGGGACGCTCGCGGCCACCACCGCCATCACCCTGAAGCTCGCCCGCCTGCCCGCCCACCGGGTGATGGGGGTCTGCCACTTCCCGTCCTTCCGGGCCGCCATGGAGACGGTACCGGCCCTCGTCGCCCTCGACCCCGTCGCGGTCGAGCTCGTGGACAACAACGTCCTGGTGCTGGGCGCCGACATCCCGCTGTTCCGCGCCACCCTGGCGGACATCACCCGCGGGCGCCCCGACTGCCTGCTCCTCGTCGAGTTCGCGGGCGACGAGGCGGCCTCCCTCGCGGCCGACCTCGCGCGCCTCGATACCTGCATGGCCGACCACGGCTTTCCGGGCGCCGTCGTCGCGGTCCCCGAGCCCGCCCGCCAGCGCACCGTCTGGGCGATGCGGGAGGCCTGCCTCAACATCATGATGTCGATGCGCGGCGACGCGAAGCCCGTCTCCTTCATCGAGGATTGCGCGGTCCCGCTCGAACACCTGGCCGACTACACGGATGCGGTGACGGCCTGCTTCGCCCGGCACGGCACCAGGGGTACGTGGTACGCCCACGCCTCGGTCGGCTGCCTGCACGTGCGGCCGGTGCTCAACCTGAAGCAGGAGGCGGGCGTCGCCGCCATGCGCGCCATCGCCGAGGAGACGGCCGAGCTGGTGCGCCGCTTCAAGGGCTCCTTCTCGGGCGAGCACGGCGACGGCATCTCGCGCTCGGAATTCATCGCGCCGCTGTTCGGGCCGCGGCTCGCCGGCGCCTTCGCGGCGGTGAAGGACGCCTTCGACCCGGGAAACCGCCTCAACCCCGGCAAGATCGTGCGGCCGCTGCGCATGGACGACCGGCGCCTGATGCGCTTTCCGGAGGGTTACCGGGTGGAGGTGCCAGTGCCCGCCCTCGACTGGTCGGCCTGGGGCGGCCTCGGCGGCGCCGTCGAGATGTGCAACAACAACGGCACCTGCCGGGCGCTCGCCGGGGGCACGATGTGTCCGTCCTACCGGGTCACCCGGTCGGAGGAGCACCTGACGCGGGGCCGCGCCAACACCCTGCGGCTCGCCCTCTCGGGGCAGCTCGGGCCGGAGGCGCTCACCGCGCCCGAGACCAAGCGCGCGCTCGATCTCTGCGTCTCCTGCAAGGGCTGCCGGCGGGAATGCCCGACCGGCGTCGACATGGCCCGGATGAGGATCGAGGTGCTCCACCACTACTACGCCCGCCACGGCCGCCCGCTGTTCGAGCGGCTGGTGGCGCATCTGCCCGATTACGCGGGGGCCGCCGCCGTGCTGGCGCCCCTCCTCAACCTGCGCGACCGGATCCCGGCCCTGGCCCGGCTCTCGGAGCGGGCGCTGGGACTTGCGGCGGCGCGCCCCCTCCCCCGCTGGCGCCGCCCCTGGCGCGAGAGCGGCGAGATCGCCCATCCGGGCGACGTCGCCGGGACCTTTCGCGACATCGTCCTGTTCGGCGACACCTTCAACCGGGCCTTCGAGCGGGAGAACCTGGAGGCGGCCGAGGCGGTGCTGACGGCGGCGGGCTACCGCCTGCACCGGGTGGCGGCGCCGGGCCGGGGCAACCGCCCGCTCTGCTGCGGGCGCACCTTCCTGGCGGCGGGGGATGTCGCCCGGGCGCGGGCCGAGGCGCGCCGCACCCGCGACGCGCTCCTGCCCTTCGTGCGGGCGGGCGCCCGGGTGGTGGGGCTCGAACCCTCCTGCCTCCTCACCTTCCGGGACGAGTTCGCGGCCCTGTTGCCGGGCGAGGAGGCCGAGGCGCTCGGGCGGGCGAGCCTGCTGTTCGAGGAGCTGCTCGCGGCCGACCTCGCGGCCGGGCGCATCGCGCTTCCCCTCGCTCACCAGGGCGGCCGGGCGGCCCATCTGCATGGCCACTGCCACCAGAAGGCGTTCGGGGCGATGGGCGCGGTCGAAGCGGTGCTGCGCCAGGTGCCGGGCCTGGAGGTGCGGCCGGTGGAGTCGAGCTGCTGCGGGATGGCGGGCGCCTTCGGCTACCGGGCGGACCGGCAGGAGGTCTCGCGGGCCATGGCGGAGCTGTCGCTGTTTCCGGCCCTGCGCCGCGCCGCGGCGGAGGACCTCGTGGTGGCGGACGGCACCAGCTGCCGCCACCAGATCCGCGACGGGCTCGGCCGCGAGGCGCTCCACGTCGCCCGCGTGCTCCATTCCGCACTGGAACCTCGACAGAGTTACGCCCGCTGA
- a CDS encoding GntR family transcriptional regulator, translating to MNSVETGISRRYLHDEVAERLRALIMSGELEPRARLNEVSLTERFGISRTPLREAIKILATEGLLELLPNRGARVVSISTAEIEEILEVVAGLEAVAAELACRHITDAEVEAIAATHAAMVAAWRREDDPAYFALNRQIHEAIMAASRNATLANMYASLSGRIQRARYSAHKTPEQWQQAVDEHEQMLVHLRARDGEALARVMRAHIRGKKPVIAAAYGTEAE from the coding sequence ATGAACAGCGTCGAGACCGGGATCAGCCGCCGCTACCTCCACGATGAAGTGGCGGAGCGGCTGCGGGCGCTGATCATGTCGGGGGAACTCGAGCCGCGGGCGCGTCTGAACGAGGTCTCCCTCACCGAACGCTTCGGCATCTCGCGCACGCCTCTCCGGGAGGCGATCAAGATCCTGGCGACGGAAGGCCTGCTCGAATTGCTGCCCAACCGCGGTGCGCGGGTCGTCAGCATCTCGACCGCCGAGATCGAGGAGATCCTGGAAGTGGTGGCGGGACTGGAGGCCGTTGCGGCCGAACTCGCCTGCCGGCACATCACCGACGCGGAGGTCGAGGCCATCGCCGCAACCCACGCGGCAATGGTGGCGGCGTGGCGCCGCGAGGACGACCCGGCCTACTTCGCCCTCAACCGCCAGATCCACGAGGCGATCATGGCAGCGAGCCGGAACGCGACCCTCGCCAACATGTATGCCAGCCTCTCGGGCCGCATTCAGCGGGCCCGCTATTCCGCCCACAAGACGCCCGAGCAATGGCAGCAGGCCGTGGACGAGCACGAGCAGATGCTGGTTCATCTGCGCGCTCGGGACGGCGAGGCGCTCGCCCGGGTGATGCGTGCCCATATCCGGGGCAAGAAGCCGGTGATCGCAGCGGCTTACGGAACAGAGGCGGAGTGA
- a CDS encoding enoyl-CoA hydratase/isomerase family protein, whose product MSADEILYSCDSEGIARITLNRPQARNALTFAMYERLYELSRALDEDRAVKAVILSGAGDKAFAAGTDIAQFRGFGTAEDALGYERFMDRVLGSLERCRKPTIAAVAGACTGGGAAIAAACDLRLATGDARFGFPIARTLGNCLSLGNLRRLSALVGAARVKEMLFTARLVGAEEAQRIGLVSEVVADAAALAERATALARLVAAHAPLTLAATKEGLRRLAGEPEAGGPAGDDLILMCYTSRDFREGMEAFLAKRPPNWSGT is encoded by the coding sequence ATGAGTGCCGACGAGATCCTGTATAGTTGCGACAGCGAGGGCATTGCCCGCATCACCCTGAACCGGCCGCAGGCCCGCAACGCGCTGACCTTCGCGATGTACGAGCGGCTGTATGAGCTCAGCCGCGCCCTCGACGAGGACCGCGCGGTCAAGGCGGTGATCCTCAGCGGGGCGGGCGACAAGGCCTTCGCGGCCGGCACCGACATCGCGCAGTTCCGCGGCTTTGGCACGGCCGAGGATGCGCTCGGCTACGAGCGCTTCATGGACCGGGTGCTCGGCAGCCTGGAGCGCTGCCGCAAGCCCACCATCGCGGCGGTCGCGGGCGCCTGCACGGGCGGCGGGGCGGCGATCGCGGCGGCCTGCGACCTGCGGCTCGCCACCGGCGATGCGCGCTTCGGCTTCCCGATCGCCCGCACGCTCGGCAACTGCCTGTCGCTCGGCAACCTGCGGCGGCTCTCGGCGCTGGTGGGGGCGGCGCGCGTGAAGGAGATGCTGTTCACCGCCCGGCTGGTCGGGGCCGAGGAGGCGCAGCGCATCGGCCTGGTCAGCGAGGTGGTGGCGGATGCCGCCGCGCTTGCCGAGCGGGCGACCGCGCTGGCGCGGCTGGTGGCCGCGCATGCGCCGCTGACGCTGGCGGCCACCAAGGAGGGTCTGCGCCGGCTCGCCGGCGAGCCCGAGGCGGGCGGGCCGGCCGGCGATGACCTGATCCTGATGTGCTACACCAGCCGTGATTTTCGCGAGGGCATGGAGGCCTTCCTGGCCAAGCGCCCGCCCAACTGGTCCGGGACCTGA
- a CDS encoding CaiB/BaiF CoA transferase family protein — translation MTSMRTGPLAGVKVVELAHIMAGPVCGLMLGDMGAEVIKVEKSEGGDDTRRMVPPTLSGESAAYLMMNRGKRGIALDLKHPDGKAVLRRLVRDADILIENYRAGTMERLGLGYPALRAENPGLIYCSLSGFGRTGPYADRAGFDLVAQGMSGLMSITGEGPGRPPVKSGAPVTDITAGILAAMGVLAAYTHRLKTGEGQQVDTSLFEAGIVQTYWQSAIALATGVAPGPMGSAHPLNAPYEAFPTADGWITVGAANQTNWLRLLAVLGAEALAEDPRFSENRGRMAHREELAAALAAYFREASSAEWLERLEAGGVPAGPVLDVAAMHRDPQTLAREMLVEVEHPRAGPMKTLGLPVKFSATPGRVHGPAPLLGEHSRAILAAHGYDAAAIDDLIARGVVRESAA, via the coding sequence ATGACCTCGATGCGAACCGGCCCGCTCGCGGGCGTGAAGGTGGTCGAACTCGCCCACATCATGGCGGGTCCGGTCTGCGGCCTGATGCTCGGCGATATGGGCGCCGAGGTCATCAAGGTCGAGAAGAGCGAGGGGGGCGACGACACCCGCCGGATGGTGCCGCCGACGCTCTCCGGCGAGAGCGCCGCCTACCTGATGATGAACCGCGGCAAGCGGGGCATCGCCCTCGACCTCAAGCACCCGGACGGCAAGGCGGTGCTGCGCCGGCTCGTCCGGGACGCCGACATCCTGATCGAGAACTACCGCGCCGGCACGATGGAGCGGCTCGGCCTCGGCTATCCCGCCCTGCGCGCCGAGAATCCGGGCCTGATCTACTGCTCGCTCTCCGGCTTCGGCCGCACCGGCCCCTACGCGGACCGGGCGGGCTTCGACCTCGTGGCGCAGGGCATGAGCGGGCTCATGAGCATCACCGGCGAGGGGCCGGGCCGCCCGCCCGTGAAGAGCGGCGCCCCCGTCACCGATATCACCGCCGGCATCCTGGCCGCCATGGGGGTGCTCGCCGCCTACACCCACCGCCTGAAGACCGGCGAGGGGCAGCAGGTCGACACCTCCCTGTTCGAGGCCGGCATCGTCCAGACCTACTGGCAATCGGCCATCGCGCTCGCGACCGGGGTCGCGCCCGGCCCGATGGGCTCGGCCCACCCGCTCAACGCCCCCTACGAGGCGTTCCCGACCGCGGATGGCTGGATCACGGTCGGGGCCGCCAACCAGACGAACTGGCTGCGCCTGCTCGCCGTCCTCGGGGCGGAGGCCCTGGCGGAGGATCCGCGCTTCTCCGAGAATCGCGGCCGGATGGCGCATCGCGAGGAACTCGCCGCCGCGCTCGCCGCGTATTTCCGCGAAGCCAGCTCGGCCGAATGGCTGGAGCGGCTGGAGGCGGGCGGCGTGCCGGCCGGGCCCGTGCTCGACGTTGCGGCGATGCACCGCGACCCGCAGACGCTGGCGCGCGAGATGCTGGTCGAGGTCGAGCATCCCCGGGCCGGCCCGATGAAGACGCTGGGGCTGCCGGTGAAGTTCTCGGCCACGCCGGGACGCGTCCACGGCCCGGCCCCGCTCCTGGGCGAGCACAGCCGCGCGATCCTCGCCGCGCATGGCTACGACGCGGCGGCGATCGACGACCTGATCGCTCGAGGCGTGGTGCGCGAGAGCGCGGCATGA
- a CDS encoding MFS transporter, whose amino-acid sequence MQVRVKATTSVLLLLCLMYFITYIDRVNIGTAASHIKQDLGLTNTQLGLIFSAFAYPYAVFQVIGGSIGDRFGARRTLLLCGVIWASATILTGFAGGIASLFLARVMLGFGEGATFPTATRAMQNWTAASRRGFAQGITHAFARLGNAVAPPIVALLIVLVGWRWSFVVLGVASFLWVIAWYGYFRDDPRDHARISAEELAALPPPRTPGSRSAVPWGRLTRRMLPVTLTYFCYGWTLWLFLNWLPSFFKEGYGLDLKNSALFASGVFFAGVVGDTLGGVLSDHILTRTGNLKFARLSVILFGMLGAAASLVGVFFTRDLTLIAIMLSAGFFFLELVIGPIWSVPMDIAPQYSGTASGLMNTGSAVAAIVSPLVFGWIVDLTGNWILPFAGSIGLLLAGAALAFTMHPERRFVDEPASAPSGLAAAAAE is encoded by the coding sequence ATGCAAGTACGGGTTAAGGCAACGACCAGTGTTCTTCTGCTTCTCTGTTTGATGTATTTCATCACATACATCGACAGGGTTAATATCGGCACGGCTGCCAGCCACATCAAGCAGGATCTCGGCCTCACCAACACGCAGTTGGGACTGATTTTCTCGGCCTTTGCCTACCCGTATGCGGTGTTCCAGGTGATCGGCGGCTCGATCGGCGATCGGTTTGGAGCGCGCCGCACGCTGCTGCTCTGTGGCGTGATCTGGGCCTCCGCCACCATCCTGACGGGCTTTGCCGGCGGGATCGCGTCACTCTTCCTGGCCCGGGTGATGCTCGGCTTCGGCGAGGGCGCCACGTTCCCGACCGCGACGCGCGCGATGCAGAACTGGACCGCGGCGAGCCGCCGGGGCTTCGCGCAGGGCATCACCCATGCCTTCGCGCGCCTCGGCAATGCGGTCGCGCCGCCCATCGTCGCCCTGCTGATCGTGCTGGTCGGCTGGCGCTGGAGCTTCGTGGTGCTGGGTGTTGCGAGTTTTCTCTGGGTGATCGCGTGGTACGGCTATTTCCGCGACGATCCCCGGGATCATGCGCGCATCTCGGCCGAGGAGCTCGCCGCCCTTCCGCCGCCCCGCACTCCGGGGAGCCGCAGCGCCGTGCCGTGGGGACGCCTCACCCGCCGCATGCTCCCGGTGACGCTCACCTATTTCTGCTACGGCTGGACGCTGTGGCTGTTCCTCAACTGGCTGCCGTCCTTCTTCAAGGAGGGCTACGGGCTCGACCTCAAGAACTCCGCCCTGTTCGCTTCCGGCGTGTTCTTCGCCGGCGTCGTCGGCGACACCCTCGGGGGCGTCCTCTCCGACCACATCCTGACGCGCACCGGCAACCTCAAGTTCGCCCGCCTCAGCGTCATCCTGTTCGGCATGCTGGGCGCGGCGGCGAGCTTGGTCGGGGTGTTCTTCACGCGCGACCTCACGCTGATCGCGATCATGCTTTCGGCGGGCTTCTTCTTCCTCGAACTGGTGATCGGCCCGATCTGGTCGGTGCCGATGGACATCGCGCCGCAATATTCCGGCACGGCGAGCGGCCTGATGAACACCGGCTCGGCGGTCGCCGCCATCGTCTCCCCCCTCGTCTTCGGCTGGATCGTCGACCTGACCGGGAACTGGATCCTGCCCTTCGCGGGGTCGATCGGGCTGCTGCTGGCGGGCGCGGCCCTCGCCTTCACGATGCATCCGGAGCGTCGCTTCGTCGACGAGCCGGCCTCGGCGCCGTCGGGCCTGGCTGCGGCCGCGGCGGAGTGA
- a CDS encoding IS110-like element ISMno29 family transposase, with amino-acid sequence MQGKEVSKQETAGKSSVGIDVSKSWLDVHVLPSGQAQRFANTEVGIRQLKRWLGRFALGLVVVEATGKWHRQTRRSLHASGLPVAVVDPFRVRMFAKAQGIWAKTDRLDARVLAQFAAVMAPPQRPPASDALEALQELVAARDSAVAEQTALKNQLAAAASPFLIRQLQDRLARIAADIEALAGEIRRLIAADPGLARRHAILVSIPSIGDTIAATLVASLAELGTCSSRQIGLLAGLAPVADDSGARQGVRVIWGGRPPVRRVLYLAALSAARHNAGLKAFHERLIANGKKPKCAIIAVARKLAVLANSLIAQDRLWTPNQPQQA; translated from the coding sequence ATGCAAGGCAAGGAAGTGTCCAAACAAGAGACCGCGGGCAAGTCTAGCGTGGGGATCGACGTCAGCAAGAGCTGGCTCGACGTCCACGTCCTCCCCTCCGGCCAAGCCCAGCGGTTCGCCAATACCGAGGTCGGCATCCGGCAGCTCAAGCGCTGGCTTGGGCGCTTTGCTCTGGGGCTGGTCGTGGTCGAGGCCACCGGCAAGTGGCACCGCCAGACCCGCCGCAGCCTGCATGCCTCGGGCCTGCCGGTCGCCGTCGTCGATCCGTTTCGGGTGCGCATGTTCGCCAAGGCGCAAGGCATCTGGGCCAAGACCGATCGGCTCGATGCCCGCGTGCTGGCGCAGTTTGCCGCGGTGATGGCCCCCCCGCAGCGCCCGCCGGCCTCGGACGCGCTCGAAGCGCTCCAGGAACTGGTCGCGGCCCGCGACAGCGCCGTGGCCGAACAAACCGCCCTCAAGAACCAGCTGGCCGCGGCCGCAAGCCCGTTCCTGATCCGCCAGCTCCAGGACCGTCTGGCCAGGATCGCCGCGGACATCGAGGCCCTTGCCGGCGAGATCCGCCGGCTCATCGCGGCCGATCCCGGACTGGCCCGGCGGCATGCCATCCTGGTCTCGATCCCCTCGATCGGGGACACGATCGCGGCCACCCTGGTGGCCAGCCTGGCCGAGCTGGGCACCTGCAGCAGCCGGCAGATCGGCCTGCTGGCGGGCCTGGCGCCGGTCGCCGACGATTCCGGCGCGCGCCAGGGCGTGCGGGTCATCTGGGGCGGCCGCCCGCCCGTGCGCCGCGTCCTCTACCTCGCGGCGCTCTCGGCCGCCCGCCACAACGCCGGCCTGAAAGCCTTCCACGAACGCCTGATCGCCAACGGCAAGAAGCCAAAGTGCGCCATCATCGCCGTGGCCCGCAAGCTCGCCGTGCTGGCCAACAGCCTCATCGCTC